The Tistrella mobilis genome window below encodes:
- a CDS encoding class I SAM-dependent methyltransferase, producing the protein MSRLDSFIRRLTAQRACLDRAAEIIRDLDGPVLELGLGNGRTYDHLRSILPDREIFVFERKVAAHPDCIPDDAHLILGDLADTLPQAAGRIPAAAVLAHADIGSGDAEATARNAARVAAVLPELLVPGAVVAADQPLYDPRLRPIDLPEGVAPGRYHLYLRIGVPT; encoded by the coding sequence GTGAGCCGTCTCGACAGTTTCATTCGCCGCCTGACCGCCCAGCGTGCCTGCCTCGATCGTGCCGCAGAGATCATCCGCGATCTCGACGGACCGGTGCTGGAGCTGGGGCTCGGCAATGGCCGTACCTACGACCATCTGCGCAGCATCCTGCCGGACCGGGAGATCTTCGTTTTCGAGCGCAAGGTCGCCGCCCATCCCGACTGCATCCCCGACGACGCGCATCTGATCCTGGGTGATCTGGCCGATACCCTGCCGCAGGCGGCAGGGCGCATTCCGGCAGCTGCTGTCCTTGCCCATGCCGATATCGGCAGCGGCGATGCCGAAGCGACGGCACGGAATGCCGCCCGGGTGGCGGCGGTGCTGCCGGAGCTGCTGGTGCCGGGTGCGGTGGTGGCGGCCGATCAGCCGCTCTATGATCCGAGGCTTCGGCCGATCGACCTTCCCGAGGGGGTGGCGCCTGGCCGCTATCACCTCTACCTCAGGATCGGGGTGCCGACATGA
- a CDS encoding ActS/PrrB/RegB family redox-sensitive histidine kinase — MSAAGPTLPPAAALPPGMGSPDGGRVRAHTLVTIRWLAIAGQLAAIMLVSQGLRFPLPLLECVAAVGASALLNLATTLARPANARLTDGQAALFLAFDVCQLAVLLQLTGGLANPFSVLVLAPATISATVLSVRSTVVLAGMSLIAVTLLAVWHHPLPWDGEGGPLALPPLYVAGVWAALVLSLLFLTVYAARVAAEARRMSDALSATQIALSREQQLSAVGALAAAAAHELGTPLGTIAIVARELERDLGPGSPQAEDLALLVSESARCREILARLARAPEQASPAFKRLGLPELLESAAAPYRRSSGPEIVVEIDPGSDRAQMPDAAPVPELLHGLGNLVENASQFAVGRVTLWLGWDPRYITIEVRDDGPGFPADLLPWIGEPYMSTRREAGRMGLGVFIAKTLLARTGADVRFANRPEGGAVVSLRWSRSALAGGGKGAARPVSF, encoded by the coding sequence ATGAGTGCGGCCGGCCCCACTCTCCCGCCGGCTGCCGCCCTGCCGCCGGGCATGGGCTCTCCCGATGGCGGGCGTGTGCGTGCGCATACACTGGTCACCATCCGCTGGCTGGCGATCGCCGGGCAGCTGGCGGCAATCATGCTGGTCTCGCAGGGGCTGCGTTTCCCGCTGCCGTTGCTGGAATGCGTGGCCGCCGTCGGTGCCTCGGCCCTGCTCAATCTCGCCACCACTCTGGCGCGGCCGGCCAATGCCCGGCTGACCGACGGCCAAGCGGCGCTGTTTCTGGCCTTCGACGTCTGTCAGCTGGCGGTGCTGCTCCAGCTCACCGGCGGTCTGGCCAATCCCTTTTCGGTGCTGGTGCTGGCCCCGGCCACGATCAGCGCGACCGTCTTGTCGGTACGCTCCACCGTCGTGCTGGCCGGCATGTCGCTGATCGCGGTGACCCTGCTCGCGGTCTGGCACCATCCCTTGCCCTGGGACGGTGAGGGCGGGCCGCTTGCCCTGCCGCCGCTCTATGTTGCCGGGGTCTGGGCGGCGCTGGTTCTCAGCCTGCTGTTCCTGACCGTCTATGCCGCCCGGGTCGCGGCCGAGGCCCGGCGGATGTCGGATGCGCTCTCTGCGACCCAGATCGCACTGTCGCGGGAACAGCAGCTCTCGGCAGTGGGGGCGCTTGCGGCGGCGGCGGCCCATGAACTCGGCACGCCGCTCGGCACCATCGCCATCGTCGCCCGCGAACTGGAGCGCGATCTGGGGCCCGGCAGCCCGCAGGCAGAGGATCTGGCGCTGTTGGTCTCGGAAAGTGCCCGCTGCCGCGAGATCCTGGCCCGGCTGGCGCGGGCGCCGGAACAGGCAAGCCCCGCCTTCAAGCGCCTGGGCCTGCCGGAGCTTCTGGAGAGTGCTGCGGCCCCCTATCGGCGTAGTTCCGGACCCGAGATCGTGGTCGAGATCGACCCCGGATCCGACCGTGCGCAGATGCCGGATGCGGCGCCGGTCCCCGAACTGCTCCATGGCCTGGGCAATCTGGTGGAGAATGCCTCTCAGTTTGCCGTCGGCCGGGTAACGCTTTGGCTTGGCTGGGATCCGCGCTATATCACGATCGAGGTGCGTGACGACGGCCCGGGATTCCCGGCGGATCTGCTGCCCTGGATCGGCGAGCCCTACATGTCCACCCGCCGCGAGGCGGGGCGCATGGGGCTCGGCGTGTTCATCGCCAAGACCCTGCTGGCCCGCACCGGCGCCGATGTCCGTTTCGCCAACCGGCCCGAAGGCGGAGCCGTGGTCAGCCTGCGCTGGTCGCGTTCCGCCCTGGCGGGTGGCGGCAAGGGTGCCGCCCGGCCGGTGTCGTTCTGA
- a CDS encoding ActR/PrrA/RegA family redox response regulator transcription factor, which produces MSTPPHVDAEDADLIDLAAAAPEDRVLMILDDDAPFRQRLARAMERRGFDVHAAGSVAEARDLLTSLRPAFAVLDMRLDDGSGLDLVPALRERREDARIVMLTGYGNIATAVAAVKAGALDYLAKPADPDDLERALLSRSGVLPPPPEHPMSADRVRWEHIQRVFEQCDRNVSETARRLNMHRRTLQRILAKRSPQ; this is translated from the coding sequence ATGTCCACGCCGCCACATGTCGATGCGGAAGATGCCGATCTGATCGACCTCGCTGCCGCAGCTCCCGAAGATCGTGTGCTGATGATCCTGGATGACGACGCGCCTTTCCGGCAGCGCCTGGCCCGGGCGATGGAGCGCCGCGGTTTCGACGTCCATGCGGCCGGCTCCGTCGCCGAGGCGCGCGACCTGCTCACCAGCCTGCGGCCCGCCTTTGCCGTGCTCGACATGCGGCTGGACGACGGCAGCGGCCTGGATCTGGTGCCTGCCCTGCGGGAACGGCGCGAGGACGCCCGGATCGTGATGCTGACCGGCTACGGCAACATCGCGACCGCGGTGGCGGCGGTGAAAGCCGGTGCACTCGACTATCTGGCCAAGCCTGCCGATCCGGATGATCTGGAGCGGGCACTGCTGTCCCGGTCGGGGGTTCTGCCGCCGCCCCCCGAGCATCCGATGTCGGCTGATCGCGTGCGGTGGGAGCATATCCAGCGGGTGTTCGAGCAGTGCGACCGCAATGTCTCCGAAACGGCACGTCGGCTGAACATGCATCGCCGGACCCTGCAGCGCATCCTGGCAAAGCGTTCGCCTCAATAA
- a CDS encoding acyl-CoA thioesterase, producing the protein MTTSETLPPYTADDLLIDTVPPPTDPAAIGPGAGRFRLWIPERIRFGETDMLGHVNNAVYARWLELGRTRLFDLCGLATRYDQDAPTVMVQAELRIGYKAELRYPGLVMIATGVQRIGRSSIAIPQALYAGGVLIADSDSICVAIDRDTRRPAEVPADLRRALERYATREPAVG; encoded by the coding sequence ATGACCACGTCCGAGACCCTGCCGCCCTATACCGCCGACGACCTGCTGATCGATACCGTGCCGCCGCCGACCGATCCGGCGGCCATCGGTCCCGGTGCCGGTCGCTTCCGACTCTGGATCCCCGAGCGCATCCGTTTCGGCGAGACGGATATGCTGGGGCATGTCAACAACGCGGTATATGCCCGCTGGCTGGAACTGGGCCGCACCCGGCTGTTCGATCTCTGCGGTCTCGCCACCCGCTATGATCAGGACGCGCCCACGGTGATGGTCCAGGCGGAGCTTCGGATCGGCTACAAGGCCGAGCTGCGCTATCCGGGGCTGGTGATGATCGCGACCGGGGTTCAGCGCATCGGCCGCAGTTCGATTGCCATCCCGCAGGCGCTCTATGCCGGCGGCGTGCTGATCGCCGACAGCGACAGCATCTGCGTCGCCATCGATCGCGACACCCGGCGACCAGCAGAAGTGCCCGCAGATCTGCGCCGGGCACTTGAGCGATATGCGACCCGTGAGCCCGCCGTGGGGTGA
- a CDS encoding PleD family two-component system response regulator, protein MTVTSRGLIVLAEDQDSLRKLYRDVLEAHGFSVFTANNGEQAIQLCTSNTPKLVVLDIMMPGMDGIEACGRIRRILGSTVPIIFLSSLDTRETVRACLEAGGDDYIIKSESLAKLVERVEFWTRPKTPHARERRREVLTSARDALAKPQTELITRQLKLSEGAPPTIQNDDVLLKVSRIVALARALASPDFGSSHADQVFMLGYLTGSVEFWAQRMPEVKRRFDEYLRAALRDTGIVDKAQGDKLISALVEYVNERTFKSGRTAGRREAGEAENGTGPFEPLALREFEESRREAEGRR, encoded by the coding sequence ATGACCGTCACCAGCCGTGGTCTCATCGTCCTCGCCGAGGATCAGGACAGTCTCCGCAAGCTCTACCGAGACGTGCTGGAGGCGCATGGCTTTTCGGTTTTTACCGCCAATAACGGCGAGCAGGCCATCCAGCTGTGCACCTCGAACACGCCCAAACTGGTCGTGCTCGACATCATGATGCCTGGCATGGACGGGATCGAAGCCTGCGGGCGGATTCGCCGGATCCTGGGGTCCACCGTCCCCATCATCTTTCTGTCGTCGCTCGACACGCGCGAGACCGTGCGTGCGTGCCTGGAAGCAGGCGGCGACGACTACATCATCAAGTCGGAAAGCCTGGCCAAGCTGGTGGAGCGGGTAGAGTTCTGGACTCGCCCGAAAACGCCGCATGCCCGCGAACGCCGCCGCGAGGTGCTGACCAGCGCCCGTGATGCCCTGGCGAAGCCGCAGACCGAACTGATCACCCGCCAGCTGAAGCTGTCAGAAGGTGCGCCGCCGACCATTCAGAATGATGACGTGCTGCTGAAAGTCAGCCGGATCGTCGCCCTTGCCCGCGCGCTTGCCAGCCCGGATTTCGGCAGCAGTCATGCCGATCAGGTCTTCATGCTGGGCTATCTCACCGGATCGGTCGAGTTCTGGGCCCAGCGCATGCCCGAGGTGAAGCGGCGTTTCGATGAGTATCTCCGCGCCGCGCTGCGCGATACTGGCATTGTCGACAAAGCCCAGGGCGACAAGCTGATTTCGGCACTGGTCGAATATGTCAACGAGCGCACCTTCAAATCCGGCCGCACCGCCGGCCGGCGGGAGGCTGGTGAGGCCGAGAACGGCACCGGTCCGTTCGAGCCGCTGGCCCTTCGCGAATTCGAAGAGAGCCGGCGCGAAGCCGAAGGCCGGCGCTGA
- a CDS encoding aspartate aminotransferase family protein — MIPAVMPTYARTDLTFDKGEGAYLYTADGRRFLDFASGIAVNALGHSHPHLVSALTEQVGKLWHVSNLYQSPGQEKAAERLVAATFADTVFFSNSGAEAIECGIKMVRRYFDLSDQPGRYRIITVQGAFHGRTLATLAAAGNKKYLDGYDPVVDGFDHVPFGDLAAAEAAVTDETAAILIEPVQGEGGMRPAALDYLRGLRKLCDQHGLLLFLDEVQCGFGRTGKLFAHEWAGITPDIMAVAKGIGSGFPMGACLATEKVAAVMGPGTHGSTFGGNALAMAACNAVLDVMLEDGFLDRVRQASERLWGELSQLIPNYPGVLEEIRGAGLMLGLKCVVANGRMVDAFRANGLLTVPAGDNVVRLLPPLIIGDAEIDQAIDAIRRACDSVASEVATEEAAG; from the coding sequence ATGATCCCGGCCGTGATGCCGACCTATGCGCGGACCGATCTGACGTTCGACAAGGGCGAAGGCGCGTATCTGTATACGGCGGACGGGCGACGATTCCTCGATTTCGCCAGCGGCATCGCCGTGAATGCCCTCGGCCATTCCCATCCGCATCTGGTCTCTGCACTGACGGAGCAGGTGGGGAAGCTCTGGCACGTGTCGAACCTGTATCAGAGCCCCGGCCAGGAAAAGGCAGCGGAGCGCCTGGTGGCAGCCACCTTCGCCGACACCGTGTTCTTCTCCAATTCGGGTGCCGAGGCGATCGAGTGCGGCATCAAGATGGTGCGGCGCTATTTCGACCTGTCGGACCAGCCCGGCCGCTATCGCATCATCACCGTCCAGGGTGCCTTTCACGGCCGCACGCTGGCGACGCTCGCCGCCGCCGGCAACAAGAAGTACCTCGACGGCTATGATCCGGTGGTGGACGGTTTCGATCACGTGCCCTTCGGCGACCTTGCGGCGGCCGAAGCGGCGGTGACGGATGAAACCGCGGCGATCCTGATCGAGCCGGTTCAGGGCGAAGGCGGCATGCGGCCCGCGGCACTCGACTATCTGCGCGGCCTGCGCAAGCTCTGCGACCAGCACGGGCTTTTGCTGTTCCTGGACGAGGTCCAGTGCGGCTTCGGCCGGACCGGGAAGCTGTTCGCCCATGAATGGGCAGGCATCACTCCGGACATCATGGCGGTCGCCAAGGGCATCGGCTCGGGCTTCCCCATGGGCGCCTGCCTTGCGACCGAAAAGGTGGCGGCGGTGATGGGGCCTGGTACCCATGGCTCCACCTTCGGCGGCAATGCGCTCGCCATGGCGGCGTGCAACGCGGTGCTGGACGTGATGCTCGAAGACGGTTTTCTCGACCGGGTCCGTCAGGCATCCGAACGGCTGTGGGGAGAGCTGTCGCAGCTGATCCCCAACTATCCGGGCGTGCTGGAAGAGATCCGCGGCGCCGGGCTGATGCTGGGATTGAAATGCGTGGTGGCCAACGGCCGCATGGTCGATGCCTTCCGGGCGAACGGCCTGCTGACTGTGCCTGCCGGCGACAATGTGGTGCGCCTGCTGCCGCCGTTGATCATTGGCGATGCCGAGATCGATCAGGCCATTGATGCGATCCGTCGGGCTTGCGACAGCGTCGCATCCGAGGTCGCCACAGAGGAGGCCGCTGGATGA
- the argF gene encoding ornithine carbamoyltransferase, with amino-acid sequence MTALDMTIDAPLTAARVPRHFLDLDALPTAELRRILDFAHALKARRAAGERPPLLGGRTLAMIFEKPSTRTRVSFEVGMNELGGSALILNPQDSQLGRGETIADTARVLSRYVDAIMIRCHAHETLTELAAHASVPVINGLTRRSHPCQLMADLMTLEEQWGPGNLAGRRIAWVGDGNNMCVTFVQAAVHFGFDLAIACPAAYQPDPDAVAAAVAAGARVTLGEDVDAAVADADCVVTDTWVSMDSKDAEARQRDFPAYQVNDAVMAKAAPGAVFMHCLPAHRGEEVTDAVMDGPASVVFDEAENRLHAQKAVLAWCLGVMETE; translated from the coding sequence ATGACGGCCCTGGACATGACCATCGACGCGCCGCTCACCGCGGCGCGGGTCCCCCGCCATTTCCTGGACCTGGATGCGCTGCCGACCGCGGAGTTGCGACGCATCCTGGATTTCGCTCATGCTCTGAAAGCCCGTCGTGCGGCGGGCGAACGCCCGCCGCTGCTCGGCGGCCGGACGCTGGCGATGATCTTCGAGAAGCCTTCGACCCGGACGCGCGTATCATTCGAAGTTGGCATGAACGAACTGGGCGGCTCGGCCCTGATCCTGAACCCGCAGGACAGTCAGTTGGGGCGTGGCGAGACCATTGCCGATACCGCGCGGGTGCTCTCGCGCTATGTCGACGCCATCATGATTCGTTGCCACGCGCATGAGACCCTGACCGAACTGGCGGCTCATGCCAGCGTGCCGGTGATCAATGGCCTGACCCGCCGTTCGCATCCCTGCCAGCTGATGGCCGACCTCATGACCCTGGAAGAGCAGTGGGGGCCGGGGAACCTGGCTGGCCGCCGCATCGCCTGGGTCGGTGACGGCAACAATATGTGCGTCACCTTCGTGCAGGCGGCCGTGCATTTCGGTTTCGATCTGGCGATTGCCTGCCCTGCCGCCTATCAGCCGGATCCGGACGCGGTGGCGGCTGCCGTGGCTGCCGGCGCCCGGGTGACGCTGGGCGAGGATGTCGATGCCGCCGTGGCTGACGCCGATTGTGTGGTCACCGACACCTGGGTGTCGATGGACAGCAAGGACGCCGAAGCCCGCCAGCGCGATTTCCCGGCCTACCAGGTGAATGATGCGGTGATGGCGAAGGCGGCACCCGGCGCGGTGTTCATGCATTGCCTGCCGGCCCATCGCGGCGAGGAAGTTACCGACGCGGTCATGGACGGCCCGGCCTCGGTCGTGTTCGACGAGGCGGAGAACCGGCTTCATGCCCAGAAGGCGGTGCTCGCCTGGTGCCTGGGTGTCATGGAGACTGAATGA
- a CDS encoding Hsp33 family molecular chaperone HslO, with amino-acid sequence MTTTPTRGAGTPAERSTLVDRSLPFRLPWAEARGRVARLGPALDEILGRHAYPATVSAVLAEAVTLAAMVAHSLKTDGVFTVQIRGDGPVSLMVADATASGALRGYAQFDADAVAALDAAVAGVRHQGAPSMPRLFGRAYLALTLDPGQGMERYQGIVELDGERLADAVHAYFRLSEQIESAVRFAVTPPDDDRGWQAGGLLLQRMPAEGGTATVAEDAEDGWHRAVVLASSLRDGELTDPDLPLETLLLRLYHEDGAIAYEALPLDFACRCSPERVEGLIRSLPGNDLTELTVDGKVDVVCEFCGTSYVYDDADIARLRADDAHRH; translated from the coding sequence ATGACCACGACGCCGACCCGCGGCGCCGGAACCCCTGCCGAGCGGTCGACCCTGGTCGACCGCTCGTTGCCGTTCCGGCTCCCCTGGGCCGAGGCCCGCGGCCGTGTTGCACGGCTGGGTCCGGCGCTGGACGAGATTCTTGGGCGCCATGCCTATCCGGCGACGGTCTCGGCCGTGCTCGCTGAAGCAGTGACGCTGGCCGCTATGGTGGCCCATTCGTTGAAGACCGACGGTGTGTTCACGGTGCAGATCCGAGGCGACGGCCCGGTCTCGCTGATGGTGGCGGATGCGACGGCCTCGGGTGCATTGCGGGGCTATGCCCAGTTCGATGCCGATGCGGTGGCGGCCCTGGACGCGGCCGTTGCCGGCGTGCGTCATCAGGGTGCGCCGTCGATGCCGCGCCTGTTCGGCCGGGCTTATCTGGCGCTGACGCTGGATCCGGGCCAGGGCATGGAACGCTATCAGGGTATCGTCGAACTCGATGGCGAGCGTCTGGCCGACGCGGTTCACGCCTATTTCCGGCTGTCGGAGCAGATCGAAAGCGCGGTGCGCTTTGCCGTGACGCCGCCCGATGACGATCGGGGCTGGCAGGCCGGTGGATTGCTGCTGCAGCGCATGCCTGCAGAGGGCGGGACGGCGACGGTGGCCGAGGATGCCGAGGACGGCTGGCACCGTGCGGTTGTTCTGGCATCCAGCCTTCGCGACGGTGAGCTGACCGATCCGGATCTGCCGCTGGAGACCCTGCTGCTCCGCCTTTATCACGAGGACGGTGCCATCGCCTATGAGGCGCTGCCGCTTGATTTCGCCTGCCGTTGTTCGCCGGAGCGGGTCGAGGGGCTGATCCGCAGCCTGCCCGGCAACGACCTGACCGAACTGACCGTAGACGGCAAGGTCGATGTGGTTTGCGAGTTCTGCGGCACATCTTATGTCTATGACGACGCGGACATCGCCCGGCTGCGTGCGGACGATGCTCATCGGCACTGA
- a CDS encoding IclR family transcriptional regulator produces the protein MNRMSGVEELPRVVRGEGGHRGDAAPAARRSTDAGNVQSVARAAAILRVLAGHVGEGARLSEIAGATGLHKATAHRLLAALKEQGLVDKAADTHRYHLGLELFLLGSSASNRFSIRDIARPSLQRLAEQTGDTVYLFVRSGMDALCVDRVEGAFPIRTLSLDVGGRRPLGVSAGSLALLAALGDEEVGQVIAANAERFARFDCVPDDVGRMVEATRRAGHAVSDGMIVPGMCAVAVPINDRTGMPVAAISIGAISQRMDATRRARIVALMTAEARRIEQGLQPAAAPGRRRRATRSAGASA, from the coding sequence ATGAACCGGATGTCGGGTGTCGAGGAGCTGCCGCGGGTCGTCCGTGGCGAGGGTGGCCATCGTGGGGACGCGGCGCCAGCGGCACGGCGTTCAACCGATGCCGGCAATGTGCAAAGTGTGGCGCGTGCCGCGGCGATCCTCCGCGTCCTCGCCGGTCATGTGGGTGAAGGGGCGCGACTGTCCGAGATTGCAGGTGCGACCGGGCTGCACAAGGCGACGGCCCATCGTCTGCTTGCGGCCCTGAAAGAGCAGGGGCTGGTCGACAAGGCGGCAGATACCCATCGCTACCATCTGGGACTGGAGCTGTTCCTGCTCGGCTCCTCAGCGTCCAACCGTTTCAGCATTCGCGACATCGCCCGGCCGTCGCTGCAGCGTCTGGCGGAGCAGACCGGCGACACGGTCTATCTGTTCGTGCGCAGCGGCATGGACGCGCTCTGCGTTGACCGGGTCGAAGGTGCCTTTCCCATCCGCACCCTCAGCCTCGATGTCGGCGGCCGACGTCCCCTGGGCGTTTCGGCGGGCTCCCTTGCCCTGCTTGCGGCGCTGGGCGATGAAGAGGTCGGGCAGGTGATTGCGGCCAATGCCGAGCGGTTTGCCCGCTTTGACTGCGTCCCTGATGACGTCGGTCGGATGGTCGAAGCCACACGGCGGGCCGGCCATGCCGTCAGCGACGGTATGATCGTGCCCGGGATGTGTGCCGTTGCGGTGCCGATCAACGATCGCACCGGCATGCCGGTCGCCGCCATCAGCATCGGCGCGATCAGCCAGCGTATGGATGCGACCCGCCGTGCCCGCATCGTGGCCCTGATGACGGCCGAGGCGCGGCGCATCGAGCAGGGCCTGCAGCCTGCCGCCGCCCCGGGGCGGCGCCGGCGTGCCACGCGTAGCGCCGGCGCATCCGCCTGA
- the menC gene encoding o-succinylbenzoate synthase: MRIDEIVLRFVTPKMVAPFANRWQRMERWTKLIVEIRSDGLSGWGECTAMESPFYHYETIETAWHIIERHLAPMLVGNDIEGPEEMLDRFRDVAGHVETVAALEVALHDLLARRDRVPLAVRIGGNIQPVKASATIGVTGSVADLLAAARRAEDGGYHRIKVKIKPGWDVEPLSALRTELPHMPVLADANGAYGPEDLDHLAGFDRFGLMLLEQPMAAHNWKAYTALQARLDTTVCLDESIHTMEDVDELLERQAARAVNVKVGRVGGLIRAKAIHDRLRAAGIGCFTGAKFETGIGRWTNIALATLPGMIYPSDVAESARYFAPDITTLPVELAGRGLVAPLDAPGLGTEPDPVQLARVTTRVLRIGS; encoded by the coding sequence ATGCGGATCGACGAGATCGTGCTGCGTTTCGTGACGCCGAAGATGGTGGCGCCCTTCGCCAATCGCTGGCAACGCATGGAACGCTGGACCAAGCTGATCGTCGAGATCCGATCGGACGGGTTGTCGGGCTGGGGCGAATGCACGGCCATGGAATCGCCCTTTTACCATTACGAAACCATCGAGACAGCCTGGCACATCATCGAGCGCCACTTGGCGCCGATGCTGGTCGGAAACGACATCGAAGGCCCGGAAGAGATGCTCGACCGGTTCCGCGACGTCGCTGGCCACGTTGAAACGGTTGCTGCACTAGAGGTCGCCCTCCACGACCTGCTCGCCCGTCGCGATCGCGTGCCGCTGGCGGTGCGCATTGGCGGCAACATTCAGCCGGTGAAGGCAAGCGCCACCATCGGCGTGACCGGCAGTGTCGCCGACCTGCTGGCAGCCGCCCGGCGCGCCGAGGACGGCGGATATCATCGGATCAAGGTGAAAATCAAACCGGGCTGGGACGTCGAGCCGCTGTCGGCACTCCGCACCGAACTGCCCCATATGCCGGTGCTGGCGGATGCGAACGGCGCCTACGGGCCTGAAGACCTGGATCATCTGGCCGGCTTCGACCGGTTCGGGCTGATGCTGCTGGAACAGCCGATGGCCGCCCACAACTGGAAGGCCTATACGGCCCTTCAAGCCCGGCTGGACACCACGGTCTGCCTGGATGAGAGCATTCACACGATGGAAGACGTGGACGAATTGCTGGAGAGGCAGGCGGCACGCGCCGTCAACGTCAAGGTCGGCAGGGTGGGCGGGCTGATCCGGGCCAAGGCAATCCACGATCGCCTCAGAGCCGCGGGCATCGGCTGTTTCACCGGCGCCAAGTTCGAGACCGGCATCGGCCGCTGGACGAATATCGCCCTCGCGACCCTGCCCGGCATGATCTATCCATCGGATGTCGCCGAAAGCGCCCGCTACTTCGCACCCGACATCACCACCCTGCCGGTCGAACTGGCAGGGCGGGGGCTGGTCGCCCCGCTGGATGCACCGGGCCTTGGCACCGAACCGGATCCCGTCCAGCTCGCCCGCGTCACGACCCGGGTCCTGAGAATAGGAAGTTAA
- a CDS encoding serine hydrolase domain-containing protein, translating to MICLKTFAGPVTGRRRSLHAVLVAAALLTAMPGLPAARAAETVVADATGVGFDAARLTALGDRLAADAEAGRIPGAVLAVERDGQLITLRAVGWQDRAAATKMAEDSLFRLYSMTKPIVSVAAMRLIEDGRLLLAAPVSAYLPDFANLEVGREITGADGKPAVETAPATRKMTVRDLLRHTSGLTYGVFGKSAIKSRYLAAGTHLWTDTNEQYAAKLAKLPLVAEPGTLWEYGRSTDLLGRVLEVAAGKPLDQIVAELVLKPLGMTETFFHVPEALRNRVAAADPETAFGNKPPELLDPAHPDAFLSGGGGMYGTTRDYLRFLRMILNGGELDGTRILSPASVRLMTADHLTPEIDTGGLGPLGYGFGLGFAVRRGEDGAWPGSTGDLYWGGYAGTYFWIDPREKLLVVYMMQSVSQREPYRLIVRQGVYGAMTR from the coding sequence ATGATCTGTCTCAAGACATTTGCCGGGCCGGTCACCGGCCGGCGCCGGTCGTTGCACGCCGTCCTTGTGGCTGCAGCCCTGCTGACGGCAATGCCCGGGCTGCCCGCCGCCCGGGCTGCGGAAACCGTCGTAGCGGATGCCACAGGTGTCGGCTTCGATGCCGCCCGGCTCACCGCCCTTGGCGACCGGCTGGCGGCGGATGCCGAGGCCGGGCGCATTCCGGGCGCCGTTCTTGCCGTGGAGCGGGACGGGCAGCTGATCACGCTGCGTGCCGTCGGCTGGCAGGACCGGGCCGCTGCCACGAAAATGGCCGAGGACAGCCTGTTCCGGCTCTATTCCATGACCAAGCCGATCGTTTCGGTAGCGGCCATGCGCCTGATCGAGGATGGACGGCTGCTGCTCGCGGCACCGGTCTCTGCCTATCTGCCCGACTTCGCCAATCTTGAGGTCGGCCGCGAAATCACCGGCGCCGACGGCAAGCCCGCGGTGGAGACCGCACCCGCCACACGCAAGATGACGGTGCGTGACCTTCTGCGCCATACGAGTGGCCTGACCTATGGCGTGTTCGGCAAATCGGCGATCAAAAGCCGCTACCTTGCCGCTGGCACCCATCTCTGGACCGATACCAACGAGCAGTATGCGGCCAAGCTGGCAAAGCTGCCCCTGGTGGCAGAACCGGGTACACTTTGGGAGTATGGTCGCTCCACCGACCTGCTCGGCCGGGTGCTGGAAGTCGCCGCCGGCAAGCCGCTGGATCAGATCGTGGCCGAGCTGGTGCTGAAACCGCTCGGCATGACCGAGACCTTCTTCCACGTGCCCGAGGCCCTGCGCAACCGGGTGGCTGCCGCCGATCCCGAAACCGCCTTCGGCAACAAGCCCCCCGAGCTTCTCGACCCCGCACATCCAGACGCCTTCCTTTCAGGCGGCGGCGGTATGTACGGCACGACCCGAGACTATCTGCGCTTCCTGCGCATGATCCTGAATGGTGGCGAGCTGGACGGCACCCGGATCCTGAGCCCGGCAAGCGTGCGACTGATGACGGCCGATCATCTGACGCCCGAGATCGATACCGGTGGGCTGGGGCCTCTGGGCTATGGTTTCGGCCTGGGTTTCGCCGTGCGTCGCGGTGAAGACGGCGCCTGGCCGGGCAGCACCGGCGATCTCTACTGGGGCGGCTATGCCGGCACTTATTTCTGGATCGACCCGCGCGAGAAGCTGCTGGTGGTCTACATGATGCAGAGCGTCTCGCAACGTGAGCCCTATCGGCTGATCGTTCGCCAGGGCGTCTATGGTGCCATGACACGCTGA